From the genome of Anopheles moucheti chromosome 3, idAnoMoucSN_F20_07, whole genome shotgun sequence, one region includes:
- the LOC128302838 gene encoding uncharacterized protein LOC128302838 has product MATSKALRVVGVVTSVMRNHSGPQVAKRRLMAAVAESIIRYAAPVWSGATRFQWCRRKLAQVQKPLARGVTSSFISVAYKTGVVLAGLLPYRLLILEDARCHRRLLAAPGTSRKEVRASERLVSMQEWQRSWDLAAEAPTASRYVEWAHRMIPDLHQWVGRRHGEVDFHLSQILTGHGFFREYLHVRGFAPTPECPRCPGSVESVAHVLFQCEVFAEIREEFLGFGSDDPVHADNLGMKLLESLDQWNSIQEAARRITKVLQEIWREDEVLLNTRAPSSEIVGEGEDEAASPAQLGANRVRTARRRQSQRAAARADIRLAAAVAEAERAREDEVLRTAAEAEAAGTAPPPIPRRNRGRPPSPGTIRQRYDRRIFMQRAWRERMRSGTIPPVPPGQSRRNRAPPSEADVIRRRRRRREMDQARRAAARGAILSNQGLREPLSEEDVASITEATTSGR; this is encoded by the coding sequence ATGGCGACGTCGAAAGCCCTCCGTGTGGTTGGTGTGGTGACCTCGGTCATGAGGAACCACAGTGGCCCCCAGGTGGCGAAGCGTCGACTGATGGCGGCAGTTGCGGAGTCGATCATACGCTATGCCGCCCCTGTCTGGTCGGGAGCAACGAGGTTCCAGTGGTGCCGACGGAAGCTGGCCCAAGTGCAGAAGCCACTTGCACGGGGCGTTACCAGCTCCTTCATTTCGGTGGCGTACAAGACCGGCGTCGTACTGGCAGGCCTCTTGCCGTACAGGCTGCTGATActagaggacgcaaggtgccacagGAGGCTCCTAGCTGCCCCTGGCACCAGCAGAAAGGAGGTTCGGGCGTCGGAGCGCCTGGTCTCGATGCAGGAGTGGCAGCGGTCGTGGGACCTGGCGGCTGAAGCACCGACGGCCAGTCGGTACGTGGAATGGGCCCATCGGATGATTCCTGACCTGCACCAGTGGGTGGGAAGGCGACATGGAGAGGTGGATTTCCACCTCTCACAGATTCTCAcgggacacggattcttccgtgAGTATCTACATGTCCGCGGTTTTGCCCCCACCCCAGAGTGTCCTCGGTGCCCAGGTTCGGTTGAGTCGGTGGCCCATGTCCTCTTCCAGTGCGAAGTATTCGCAGAAATTCGCGAGGAGTTCCTTGGGTTCGGTTCAGATGATCCAGTCCATGCGGATAATCTGGGCATGAAGCTGTTGGAGAGCCTGGACCAATGGAACTCTATCCAAGAGGCGGCCAGAAGGATCACCAAGGTCCTTCAGGAGATCTGGCGCGAGGATGAGGTGTTGCTGAACACCCGAGCACCTTCATCGGAGATCGTTGGCGAGGGTGAAGACGAGGCAGCGTCTCCTGCACAATTAGGAGCGAATCGCGTGCGGACGGCACGAAGACGTCAATCACAACGCGCGGCTGCTCGAGCCGACATCCGGTTGGCGGCAGCAGTTGcggaggcggagcgagcgcgAGAGGACGAAGTGCTGCGGACGGCAGCTGAGGCTGAGGCAGCAGGAACGGCACCCCCTCCCATTCCACGTCGGAATCGAGGGCGTCCGCCGTCTCCAGGCACCATTCGCCAGAGGTACGATCGCCGAATCTTCATGCAGCGTGCTTGGCGGGAACGGATGCGTTCCGGGACGATTCCACCAGTCCCTCCAGGTCAGAGCCGAAGAAACCGAGCGCCGCCTTCAGAGGCTGACGTCATCCGGCGTCGCCGTCGAAGACGCGAGATGGATCAGGCGCGTCGAGCAGCTGCTAGGGGGGCTATCCTCTCGAATCAAGGGCTACGCGAGCCCTTGTCAGAGGAGGACGTGGCGTCAATCACCGAAGCGACCACCTCCGGTCGTTAG